A single Drechmeria coniospora strain ARSEF 6962 chromosome 03, whole genome shotgun sequence DNA region contains:
- a CDS encoding phosphoglycerate mutase, 2,3-bisphosphoglycerate-independent, translated as MDELSKNPHGFTELEASSLAVGLPEGLMGNSEVGHLNIGAGRVVWQDVVRIDQSIKKNELVDNEVIKKTFQSAAAGNGRLHLCGLVSHGGVHSKQEHLYALLRAAKEYAVPHVYIHFFGDGRDTDPKSGAGYMQELVDYLKEVGVGQIATVVGRYYAMDRDKRWERVEIALNGLCHGVGEASEDPVATVKARYENGGSKDKDEFLTPIIVGGADGRIQDDDTIFFFNYRSDRVRQITQLLGDVDRSVLPDFKYPKISKLVSMTKYKTEYPFEVAFEPQRMDNVLAEWLGKQDVEQVHVAETEKYAHVTFFFNGGVEKAFHLETRDQDQDLVPSNKSVPTYDKAPEMSADGVADQVCKRLGEQKFPFVMNNFAPPDMVGHTGDYDAAIIGCEATDKAIGKIVEACKKENYILFITADHGNAEEMKFDDGKPKTSHTTNKVPLIMANAPEGWSLKKNGGVLGDVAPTILSAMGLPQPEEMTGESLLAKDLKRSAE; from the exons ATGGATGAGCTGTCCAAGAACCCCCACGGCTtcaccgagctcgaggcctcctccctcgccgtcggtctTCCCGAGGGTTTGATGGGCAACTCGGAAGTCGGTCACCTCAACATCGGTGCGGGACGTGTCGTCTGGCAGGACGTTGTCCGCATCGACCAGTCCATCAAGAAGAACGAGCTTGTCGACAACGAAGTCATCAAGAAGACGTTCCAGAGTGCCGCTGCCGGCAATGGCCGCCTTCACCTCTGCGGCCTCGTCTCCCACGGCGGTGTC CACTCGAAGCAGGAGCACCTGTACGCCCTTCTCCGGGCCGCCAAGGAGTACGCCGTCCCGCACGTCTACATCCACttcttcggcgacggccgtgacACCGACCCCAAGTCGGGCGCCGGCTACAtgcaggagctcgtcgactaCCTCAAGGAGGTGGGCGTCGGCCAgatcgccaccgtcgtcggccgataCTACGCCATGGATCGCGACAAGCGCTGGGAGCGTGTCGAGATCGCCCTCAACGGCCTGtgccacggcgtcggcgaggccagCGAGGACCCCGTCGCGACGGTCAAGGCTCGGTACGAAAACGGCGGGTCCAAGGACAAGGATGAGTTCCTCACGCCCATCATCGTCGGTGGTGCCGACGGTAGAATCCAAG ACGACGACaccatcttcttcttcaacTACCGATCCGACCGCGTCCGACAGATCAcgcagctcctcggcgacgtcgatcGATCGGTCCTTCCCGACTTCAAGTATCCCAAGATCAGCAAGCTCGTGTCCATGACCAAGTACAAGACCGAGTACCCCTTCGAGGTCGCCTTTGAGCCCCAGCGCATGGACAACGTCCTGGCCGAGTGGCTTGGCAAGCAGGATGTCGAGCAGGTGCACGTGGCCGAGACGGAAAAGTACGCCCACGTCACCTTCTTCTTCAACGGCGGTGTCGAGAAGGCCTTTCACCTCGAGACGCGCGACCAGGACCAGGACCTCGTCCCCTCCAACAAGTCGGTCCCCACCTACGACAAGGCGCCCGAGATgtctgccgacggcgtcgccgaccagGTCTGCAagcgcctcggcgagcaaAAGTTCCCCTTTGTCATGAACAACTTTGCGCCCCCGGACATGGTGGGCCACACGGGCGACtacgacgccgccatcatcggctgCGAGGCCACCGACAAGGCCATCGGCAAGATCGTCGAGGCCTGCAAGAAGGAGAACTACATCCTCTTCATCACGGCCGACCACGGAAACGCCGAGGAGATGAAGTTTGACGACGGCAAGCCCAAGACAAGCCACACGACGAACAAGGTGCCCCTGATCATGGCCAACGCGCCTGAGGGCTGGAGCCTGAAGAAGAACGGCGGCGTCCTGGGCGACGTGGCGCCCACCATCCTGTCGGCCATGGGTCTTCCTCAACCCGAGGAGATGACGGGCGAGTCGCTCCTTGCAAAGGACCTTAAGCGGAGCGCCGAGTAA
- a CDS encoding putative microtubule-associated protein, which translates to MDGQNALGLPPSLSPDDLDSLSELSTVLAKVRAGIQSSSGITTDTTTSGSSATRNATAGTGIQGNGEQLSFKDVPGATDALKHKLQHARAQVRTLPDMTRSLDEQRCEMKELEERIKLQRALLESLREGGVRFGKDDGAGADVKMES; encoded by the coding sequence ATGGACGGCCAGAACGCCCTCGGTCTCCCTCCCTCGCTGTCACCCGACGATCTCGACTCCCTGTCGGAGCTGTCGACGGTGCTGGCCAAGGTCCGTGCCGGCATCCAGTCATCGTCGGGCATCACCACAGACACGACCACGTcaggctcgtcggcgacgaggaacgCGACGGCGGGCACCGGTATTCAAGGCAATGGCGAGCAGCTCTCGTTCAAGGACGTGCCGGGTGCGACCGATGCCCTCAAGCACAAGCTGCAGCACGCCCGCGCCCAGGTCCGCACCCTGCCGGACATGACACGctccctcgacgagcagcggtGCGAGAtgaaggagctcgaggagaggATCAAGCTCCAGCGCGCCCTTCTTGAGAGCCtgcgcgagggcggcgttCGGTTTGGAAAGGACGACGGGGCAGGAGCCGATGTGAAGATGGAGTCGTGA
- a CDS encoding glycosylphosphatidylinositol-N-acetylglucosaminyltransferase complex, subunit PIG-Q/GPI1, variant 2 encodes MDVQVALKERGIDKLLDEARDDNKENDTRLTTPKPGYITARWDLVTRLYELAIFAAEYGVVVCSPALSGRMSVPANPPFLRPQIRAARGVVGLTALFLAIFAPVAFLAGKETHLPTRTGSLVMVEHDGLMRVFWPTDACKSDRPGVVVGWRNSTLDVLVVAVLEDVDAHDVEFHLKLGTFFRGCPHSPSRIYEVCGHSSMHVLGVSNPTDAEGADPSWVRATTTPSSKRPVINCAKASSVQLILYDRPGPKAMQYISLDPMALALGDKGSAWDSSSKGADESKGDVEKQERKENEARRRLVEKLKLHTITNRVPSARDKALSKIIHQVNWSWELDQELQRNVGRLGPRPRRGLSVSEMVVESATTMRNYVLRQLRELFTLYLFPILRRGFCLLLLGHRVVAEVLLVMLEWQPNPGGAALKDISATAQQIEIRLQQFCYWPMQYSTLRRRNMNWASVTNSHPDYIRFYNSLWLVANDVIIGIALGSYIIDHADWVAAELAHLLRTYTVEALHQSIEWLMGWPAGLKLNTELAAFLGDLFLWVIDYWSSCIEALSPLLPRLLWFIGFASFAGASMPIAIFSDLLSVLTIHIYSFYLASARIYHWQLTILQSLFHLFRGKKHNVLRNRIDSCDYDLDQLLVGTILFTLLFFLLPTMVVFYLNFAIARMIIISMKAGFDTLLSCLNHFPLFAIMLRVKDPGRLPGGIQFELRDTHDYRASNTTTTTTTTTTKIPKEPATSVIYLRSIPLSFGAMFHQYSQMANRIRKHYLSPRVLLCLLTGQFVPPIDRKNLYSLQYSMLPARRPTVWEMWRVVNMELPQKKPFPLPNVPSLPNGGRRGANGRARSYH; translated from the exons ATGGATGTGCAGGTCGCGCTGAAGGAACGGGGCATCGacaagctcctcgacgaggcacgGGACGATAACAAGGAAAACGACACGAGGCTTACGACACCAAAGC CTGGCTACATCACCGCCCGCTGGGACCTCGTCACCCGCCTCTATGAGCTCGCCATCTTTGctgccgagtacggagttgtCGTGTGTTCTCCCGCCCTCTCCGGGAGGATGTCTGTGCCTGCTAATCCACCCTTCCTCCGTCCACAGATTCGCGCGGCAAGAGGCGTCGTCGGATTGACTGCCCTATTCCTCGCCATCTTCGCTCCCGTCGCATTCCTCGCGGGCAAGGAAACCCATCTG CCCACGCGGACAGGGTCTCTTGTCATGGTAGAACATGATGGCTTGATGCGCGTGTTTTGGCCGACCGATGCGTGCAAGTCGGACCGGCCCGGCGTCGTGGTCGGATGGAGGAACTCGaccctcgacgtcctcgtcgtggccgtcctGGAAGACGTCGAT GCCCACGACGTCGAGTTTCACCTCAAATTGGGCACCTTCTTTCGCGGCTGCCCTCACAGCCCGAGCCGGATCTACGAGGTCTGCGGTCACTCCTCGATGCACGTCCTCGGGGTCTCGAATCCGACAGACGCCGAAGGTGCCGATCCTTCATGGGTgcgcgcgacgacgacgccatcctcgaaGCGGCCCGTCATCAACTGCGCCAAGGCCTCGAGTGTCCAGCTCATCCTCTACGACCGGCCCGGGCCCAAGGCGATGCAGTACATCTCGCTCGACCCCATGGCCTTGGCCCTCGGCGATAAAGGCTCGGCCTGggacagcagcagcaaaggtgccgacgagTCGAAGGGCGATGTCGAAAAGCAGGAACGAAAGGAAAACGAGGCTCGTCGAAGGCTCGTCGAGAAGCTGAAGCTGCACACCATCACCAATCGAGTGCCGTCCGCGAGGGACAAGGCCTTGTCCAAAATCATCCACCAGGTCAACTGGTCGTGGGAGCTGGACCAGGAACTGCAGAGGAATGTGGGCCGACTCGgtccgcggccgaggcgcggTCTCAGCGTCTCCGAGATGGTCGTCGaatcggcgacgacgatgagaaACTACGTCCTGCGCCAGCTCCGGGAGCTCTTCACCCTCTACCTGTTTCCCATCCTCCGACGCGGCTtctgcctcctcctcctcggccatcgcgtcgtcgccgaggtctTGCTCGTCATGCTCGAGTGGCAGCCGAACCCGGGGGGGGCCGCCCTCAAGGACATatcggcgacggcccagCAGATCGAGATTCGGCTGCAGCAGTTCTGCTACTGGCCGATGCAGTACTCGACCTTGCGTCGGCGAAACATGAACTGGGCGAGCGTGACCAACAGCCACCCGGACTACATCCGCTTCTACAACAGCCTCTGGCTCGTCGCCAACGacgtcatcatcggcatcgccctcggTTCCTACATCATCGACCACGCAGACTGggtggccgccgagctggcACATCTCCTGCGGACCTACACGGTCGAGGCCCTCCACCAGAGCATCGAATGGCTCATGGGTTGGCCTGCCGGTCTGAAGCTCAACACCGAACTGGCCGCCTTTCTCGGTGATTTGTTTCTCTGGGTCATCGACTACTGGTCCA GCTGCATCGAGGCGCTGAGCCCGTTGCTGCCGCGGCTCCTCTGGTTCATCGGCTTCGCCTCCTTTGCCGGTGCGAGCATGCCCATCGCCATCTTCTCGGACCTCCTCTCCGTCCTGACCATCCACATCTACTCCTTCTACCTCGCCTCGGCGCGCATCTATCACTGGCAGCTCACCATCCTCCAGTCGCTCTTCCATCTCTTCCGCGGCAAGAAGCACAACGTTTTGCGGAACCGTATCGATTCCTGCGACTACGACCTCGAccagctgctcgtcggcaccatcCTTTTCACCCTCCTCTTCTTCTTGCTGCCGACCATGGTTGTCTTTTACCTCAATTTTGCGATTGCGAGAATGATCATCATTTCGATGAAGGCCGGCTTCGATACCTTGCTTTCTTGCTTGAATCACTTTCCACTTTTTGCCATCATGTTGCGGGTCAAGGACCCCGGACGGCTGCCAG GCGGCATTCAATTCGAACTCCGAGATACCCACGATTATAGAGCATCAaacaccaccaccaccaccaccaccactactACTAAGATTCCCAaggagccggcgacgtcggtcATTTATCTCAGG TCGATCCCGCTCAGCTTTGGGGCCATGTTCCACCAGTACTCGCAGATGGCGAACCGGATTCGGAAACACTACCTGTCACCTCGGGTGCTGCTCTGTCTGTTGACGGGGCAGTTCGTGCCGCCAATCGACCGGAAGAACCTTTACAGCCTGCAGTATAGCATGTTGCCGGCTAGGAGACCGACGGTGTGGGAGATGTGGCGGGTGGTGAACATGGAACTGCCCCAGAAGAAGCCGTTCCCGCTGCCAAACGTTCCTTCACTCCCAAACGGCGGTAGAAGGGGGGCGAACGGACGGGCGAGGTCGTATCACTAG
- a CDS encoding transcriptional regulator, translating to MAPTTNALEKALIDGTCTVYAADPDTTSVNKVRRHAEEQLGLEEGFFVCPEWKQKSKLLIKEYVDKLLDGWVPGREEKKAQSKSGTKRQSPEAETPSPKRHKRASPSRKTTKGEESKASLENERNSEVKKSAAHRKSKATVSDEHHVLPSSKSSDNKRGVASKDEMKGSKKKASTAAKRDPKLAKAAARRKSNGAESDEDDFHANSSSSGGKRKAKAVGDTNDEGDGANRDGDESDKESVKNQDGSDEDTKRPVVEEEEYSDVIDEPPQPKRRKKTKGEGPEPGSKAAAKKAAPEDSNEAEMKRLQSHLVKCGIRKLWHNELKRYGDDVRAKIRHLKKMLADAGIEGRFSEAKAREIKATRELQAEAEAAQEMNQLWGMNSGRRTSRSKSKAMKPDSDDSEADDEQKGGERGVEDKDEDEDGSEYETFALKRRRAQADLAFLGDDSDSD from the exons ATGGCGCCAACCACCAACGCGCTCGAGAAGGCTCTCATCGATGGCACCTGCACGGTATACGCCGCCGATCCAGACACGACGTCCGTCAACAAGGTCCGCCGACACGCCGAGGAGCAACTCGGTCTTGAAGAAGGCTTCTTCGTATGCCCTGAGTGGAAGCAGAAGAGCAAGCTGCTCATCAAGGAATATGTC GACAAGCTTCTTGACGGCTGGGTACCCGGACGCGAAGAGAAAAAGGCTCAGTCGAAATCGGGAACCAAGCGTCAGTCCCCGGAAGCAGAGACACCGAGTCCGAAGCGGCACAAACGCGCATCCCCTTCGCGAAAGACGACCAAGGGCGAAGAGTCAAAGGCGAGCTTGGAGAATGAGAGGAATTCAGAAGTAAAAAAGTCGGCAGCACATCGCAAGTCCAAAGCGACCGTGTCAGATGAGCACCATGTCTTGCCGAGCAGCAAATCCTCCGACAACAAGAGGGGGGTTGCATCCAAGGACGAAATGAAAGGCTCCAAGAAAAAGGCCTCCACGGCAGCCAAAAGGGATCCAaagctggccaaggcggcggcccgtCGCAAGTCTAACGGGGCTGAATCAGATGAAGATGATTTCCATGCGAACAGTTCCTCATCAGGCGGCAAGCGAAAGGCCAAAGCAGTGGGCGACACgaacgacgagggcgatggcgcaAATCGCGATGGCGACGAAAGCGACAAGGAGTCCGTCAAGAACCAGGACGGCTCGGACGAGGATACAAAGCGGCCggtggtcgaggaggaggagtacTCGGACGTCATTGACGAGCCTCCCCAACCAAAGCGCAGGAAGAAGACCAAAGGCGAAGGGCCGGAACCGGGATCCAAagcggcggccaagaaggcggcgCCAGAGGACAGCAATGAAGCGGAGATGAAAAGGCTCCAATCCCATCTCGTCAAGTGCGGCATACGCAAGTTGTGGCACAACGAGCTGAAAAGGTACGGAGATGACGTGCGTGCCAAAATACGTCACCTCAAGAAGAtgctcgccgatgccggcatcgagggcCGCTTCTCCGAGGCCAAAGCGCGGGAGATCAAGGCGACGCGGGAGCtccaggccgaggccgaggcggcccagGAGATGAACCAGCTATGGGGGATGAACAGCGGTAGGAGAACAAGCCGCAGCAAGAGCAAGGCGATGAAGCCGGACAGTGACGAcagcgaggccgatgacgagcaaAAAGGGGGCGAGCGTGGGgtcgaggacaaggacgaggacgaggacgggagCGAGTACGAGACCTTTGCGTTGAAGCGTCGACGGGCCCAGGCGGACCTCGCCTTTCTGGGCGACGATAGCGATTCGGACTGA
- a CDS encoding Vid27 family protein, translating to MFVLRNVGKLIFGSSIQESLVDLPQGQLYLVRPLSPKGYSELIFRDSAIRIRRTNQDFHYQLVVQRVFEEGEAELLTEEEGDDAEIDALAAERDEKTFLLDEALHFRVEIRQGGDKVLAWTDLSGDTGDVYEFVCDQKVTEAQVQQFVRVSRECQYERKYRKPHTTASDEDLEQFEFREEDPIPPASPLHSPTLTRSINSVDEMAEHRAGVSTSAQRSDTALLSVPKPAKPAVESQSQRPVRDTPPKPIEIYAAVTAELHLFDPQPGHFALVDDSVIATVSEVGKWEYWLQIDGKEKSWLGTPVVAEFNPVFDFEYLSFVFNHFSDDGTARSWLLRFKDQPTLENFQGAVMQAIWERLNETKWAKIQEKEREYVLDSFGDLNMEDAPPEEEQEEDEEEVESDEEVEEGIRSEEYDSDDDEAAEDKKEGEVNSQLAVGYKHDRSFVVRGSKIGVFSHTSDNRLKFSTNISKVMTPNGKLMSPKKVMLHSEDRDLIIQNNIDPNKLYRMDLEYGKVVDEWNVHDDIPVVNFAPENKFAQMTSEQTFLGVSHNALYRIDPRLSGNKLVDTDMKQYASKNDFSALATTEKGYIAVASNKGDIRLFDRLGIRAKTQLPALGDPITGMDVSADGRWILGTTKNYLLLVDAQQQGGKNDGKLGFEKPFAADSKPHPRRLALTPEHVAQFYHEMGKPISFTPAKFNTGEGTEETSIITATGPYIIEWNLKRILRGVKGAYKIKRYEEEVKADDFKFGSDKNVIVALPNEVNMVAKQSFRKPTRESIIGDIRLSGGRRSSARIGNLDSGRYKLGRDDIVNSPY from the exons ATGTTCGTCCTGCGCAATG TCGGCAAGCTGATCTTCGGTTCAAGCATTCAGGagtccctcgtcgaccttccCCAGGGCCAGCTGTATCTCGTCCGCCCGCTCTCCCCCAAGGGCTACTCGGAGCTCATCTTCCGAGATTCCGCCATCCGCATCCGCCGCACGAACCAAGATTTTCACTaccagctcgtcgtccagcgTGTCTttgaggagggcgaggccgagcttctcaccgaggaagaaggcgacgacgccgagatcGATGCCCTCGCTGCCGAGCGTGACGAAAAGACctttctcctcgacgaggccctgcACTTCCGCGTCGAGATtcggcagggcggcgacaAGGTCCTGGCTTGGACCGACTTGAGCGGCGATACCGGCGACGTCTATGAGTTTGTGTGCGACCAGAAAGTCACCGAGGCCCAGGTCCAGCAGTTTGTCCGCGTCTCCCGAGAGTGCCAGTACGAGCGCAAGTACCGCAAGCCGCATACCACCGCTtccgacgaggacctcgagcAGTTCGAGTTCCGCGAGGAGGATCCCATCCCGCCCGCCAGCCCTCTTCACAGTCCGACTCTCACCCGCTCCATCAATTCCGTCGACGAAATGGCCGAGCATAGGGCTGGTGTGAGCACGTCCGCCCAGCGGTCCGACACGGCTCTCTTGTCCGTCCCGAAGCCAGCGAAGCCAGCCGTGGAATCGCAATCACAACGCCCGGTACGAGACACTCCTCCGAAGCCCATCGAGATTtacgccgccgtcaccgccgagcTGCATCTCTTTGACCCCCAGCCCGGTCATTTTGCCTTGGTCGACGACTCCGTCATTGCCACCGTGTCCGAGGTCGGCAAGTGGGAATACTGGCTGCAGATCGATGGCAAGGAGAAGTCTTGGCTAGGTACCCCAGTCGTCGCCGAGTTCAATCCCGTCTTCGACTTTGAGTATCTCTCGTTCGTCTTCAACCActtcagcgacgacggcaccgcccgATCATGGCTCCTGCGCTTCAAGGACCAGCCAACGCTGGAGAATTTCCAAGGCGCGGTCATGCAAGCCATCTGGGAGAGGCTCAACGAGACCAAGTGGGCCAAGATTCAAGAAAAGGAGCGCGAGTATGTTCTCGACTCCTTCGGAGACTTGAACATGGAGGATGCCccgcccgaggaggagcaggaggaagacgaggaggaggtggagaGTGATGAGGAAGTGGAGGAGGGCATCCGTAGTGAGGAGTACGattcggacgacgacgaagcggccgaggacaagaaggagggcgaggtcAACTCGCAGCTTGCTGTCGGCTACAAGCACGACCGCTCCTTCGTCGTTCGCGGATCCAAGATTGGCGTCTTTTCCCACACCTCCGACAACCGCCTCAAGTTCTCGACCAACATCTCCAAGGTCATGACGCCAAACGGCAAGCTCATGAGCCCCAAGAAGGTCATGCTCCACAGCGAGGACCGAGACCTCATCATCCAGAACAACATCGATCCGAACAAGCTATACCGGATGGATCTGGAGTACGGCAAGGTGGTGGATGAGTGGAACGTGCACGACGACATCCCCGTCGTCAACTTTGCGCCAGAAAACAAATTTGCCCAGATGACGTCAGAGCAGACCTTCCTGGGCGTTTCCCATAACGCTCTGTACCGCATCGACCCTCGTCTGTCGGGCAACAAGCTCGTCGATACCGACATGAAGCAGTACGCGTCCAAGAACGACTTCTCCGCCCTCGCGACGACGGAAAAGGGCTACATCGCCGTGGCGAGCAACAAGGGTGACATCCGTCTCTTCGATCGTCTCGGCATCCGAGCCAAGACCCAGCTGCCTGCACTGGGCGACCCGATCACGGGAATGGACGTttcggccgacggccggtgGATTCTCGGAACGACGAAGAACTACCtcttgctcgtcgacgctcagCAGCAGGGCGGCAAGAACGATGGCAAGCTCGGCTTCGAAAAGCCGTTTGCTGCCGACTCCAAACCTCACCCCCGCCGTCTCGCGCTCACGCCCGAGCATGTCGCGCAGTTCTACCACGAGATGGGCAAGCCCATCTCCTTCACGCCCGCCAAGTTCAATACCGGCGAGGGCACCGAGGAGACGAGCATCATCACCGCCACCGGGCCTTACATCATCGAGTGGAATCTGAAACGGATCCTGCGCGGCGTCAAGGGCGCCTACAAGATCAAGCGCTACGAGGAGGAGGTCAAGGCCGATGACTTCAAGTTTGGATCCGACAAGAACGTCATCGTCGCGCTTCCGAACGAGGTGAACATGGTGGCGAAGCAGAGCTTCCGGAAGCCGACGCGGGAGAGCATCATTGGAGACATCCGGCTCAGCGGTGG
- a CDS encoding Prenylcysteine lyase, with translation MRFWVNVLLALPAAAPGVFANRQVDGETKNVAIIGAGAAGASAAYHLQRYADEEGLAINITILERSGHIGGRTVTVPVFEDPALPIELGASIFVTVNHILYNATKAFDLPLTEMSASASGDITAIWDGDSFVFESTKGSKWWWDAGKLWWRYGLAPYRALKLVKSVVDTFLKLYDEPNFPFRSLTQRVFELDLHKATAVTGSQFLAKHDLNGEFAREIIQAATRVNYASNLDYIHGLEAMVSFATEGAVAVAGGNWQIFDAMVRRSGAALHRNTSVTGITLAKGTAQLGKGRKYIISARDSAHPSDKDGKPLPTVFDNVIIASPWQFSNIDAAEGIIKHGIDPVPYTKLHVTLFTSPFKLHAEYFNLKPGAKAPSNVYTTLGKGEEPKRGADGVGKMGFYSISTLRSVVNPKTKKVEFVYKIFSAEAVTAAFLSDLLGTPVPNTFVTSLTDGSSSTAVQPISWYHPHWFFSYPVELPRVTFQDPIVGQGIYYTSGIESFISTMETSALMGMNVARLIADDFAGCSRPGGAPERGGKNSEGDTQGNMDGEAGASAENITIDVDEL, from the exons ATGCGCTTCTGGGTCAACGTTCTGCTTGCTCTGCCGGCCGCGGCTCCGGGCGTGTTTGCCAACCGTCAGGTAGACGGCGAGACCAAAAATGTCGCCATTATTG GAGCCGGAGCTGCTGGCGCCTCGGCAGCGTACCACCTACAACGgtacgccgacgaggagggcctCGCCATCAACATTACCATTCTCGAAAGGTCGGGTCACATCGGCGGCCGTACCGTCACCGTCCCTGTCTTTGAGGATCCCGCTCTGCCTATCGAGCTGGGCGCCTCCAtcttcgtcaccgtcaaCCACATTCTCTACAACGCGACAAAGGCCTTCGATCTGCCTCTCACCGAAAtgtccgcctccgcctccggcGACATCACCGCCATCTGGGACGGTGACAGCTTCGTCTTTGAGTCAACCAAGGGCTCGAAGTGGTGGTGGGATGCTGGTAAGCTGTGGTGGCGGTATGGGCTGGCGCCGTACCGGGCTCTCAAGCTCGTCAAGAGCGTCGTCGATACCTTCCTGAAGCTCTACGACGAACCGAACTTTCCTTTTCGCTCTTTGACCCAGAGGGTGTTTGAGCTGGATCTTCACAAGGCTACAGCCGTGACGGGTAGCCAGTTTTTGGCCAAGCATGAC CTCAACGGCGAATTTGCTCGTGAAATCATCCAGGCAGCCACACGAGTCAACTACGCCTCCAACCTGGATTACATccacggcctcgaggccatggttTCCTTTGCGACGGAgggagccgtcgccgtcgccggaggAAACTGGCAGATCTTCGATGCCATGGTTCGCCGCAGTGGTGCTGCACTGCACCGAAACACGTCCGTCACGGGCATAACATTGGCAAAGGGGACCGCGCAGCTCGGTAAAGGTCGCAAGTACATCATCTCGGCGAGGGACTCGGCCCATCCCTCCGACAAGGATGGCAAGCCGCTGCCAACCGTCTTCGACAATGTCATCATCGCCTCTCCCTGGCAGTTCAGCAACATCGACGCAGCCGAGGGCATCATTAAACATGGCATCGACCCGGTTCCATACACGAAGCTGCATGTCACCCTCTTCACCTCACCCTTCAAGTTGCACGCCGAATACTTCAATCTAAAGCCGGGAGCCAAAGCGCCTAGCAACGTCTACACAACACTCGGCAAAGGGGAGGAGCCCAAGAGGGGTgcagacggcgtcggcaagatGGGCTTCTATTCCATCAGCACGCTGCGGTCTGTCGTGAACCCGAAGACGAAAAAGGTGGAGTTCGTCTACAAGATATTCTCTGCCGAAGCCGTCACCGCAGCATTCCTTTCCGACCTGCTAGGCACTCCGGTCCCGAACACGTTTGTCACATCCCTCACGGATGgttcgtcctcgacggccgtccaGCCCATCTCGTGGTACCACCCGCACTGGTTCTTCTCCTACCCAGTCGAGCTGCCGCGCGTAACGTTCCAAGaccccatcgtcggccagggTATATACTACACATCAGGCATCGAGAGCTTCATCTCGACGATGGAGACGAGCGCCTTGATGGGTATGAATGTTGCCCGTCTCATAGCCGACGATTTTGCCGGCTGTTCGCGACCTGGTGGAGCGCCGGAGCGAGGAGGCAAGAATTCCGAGGGAGACACTCAGGGGAacatggacggcgaggctggcgcAAGTGCGGAGAATATTACTATTGATGTTGACGAGCTATAA